One Helianthus annuus cultivar XRQ/B chromosome 7, HanXRQr2.0-SUNRISE, whole genome shotgun sequence genomic region harbors:
- the LOC110877085 gene encoding putative F-box/LRR-repeat protein At3g58920: MDRISQLPDFIVHHILSFFDNSNGPPVELVRMSVLSKTWFHLTASFPILDFRMYNFRPQEQEQESFYKYVVYTTSRFCHQNVTAHRLKLSANIEEPAELDIINRCVERVLNKGVRELEIEIINLSDIPKYRLPDTLLSVSVLRSLTINGCELPSSLMVDAVKLSLIQLRLEDVTIDDEVIKYLATRCPLLQVFEIISCPGFNRFCVHGHQNLQEVRIEYYTPIESIDIEAPNLSRLWVADWDQRGAPRMNLTSCKNLKTVSYLGHPSPNSNGFNDLLSNFPVIENLVLVTQYPCNNLRLSSHSLRTLVLRANCDLEEIEFRTPKLVSFCYPFNRTILWPLVWHSTYLKPCMQIYPGDHIDTLWFQKLRQFLDKENGFKVFNLFLHAIYYQKLIDLEKLKAIGLPPYELEHVELQLEAHEESSDRITFLDAVLWCCRPRSITLRSSHPLTDFEEQSDLVKFTYKKLLEQEDKGHTNVHIVSPSSSKAKKHFRGLVCEGKAISFIKEQGTLFIN; encoded by the exons ATGGATCGGATTTCACAACTTCCTGATTTCATTGTTCATCACATACTCTCGTTTTTTGATAATTCGAATGGCCCTCCTGTAGAGCTTGTTCGAATGAGTGTTCTATCTAAGACCTGGTTTCACCTAACCGCTTCTTTCCCAATTTTAGATTTCAGGATGTACAATTTTAGACCTCAAGAGCAAGAACAAGAAAGTTTTTATAAGTATGTTGTCTATACTACTTCTAGATTCTGCCATCAAAATGTCACTGCACACAGGCTCAAGCTCAGTGCAAATATCGAGGAACCTGCAGAATTAGACATTATTAATAGATGCGTTGAAAGAGTTCTCAACAAAGGCGTGAGGGAGTTGGAGATTGAGATTATTAACTTGTCAGATATCCCAAAGTACCGTTTGCCTGACACACTCTTATCTGTTTCTGTGTTAAGATCTTTGACCATAAATGGTTGTGAATTGCCTTCTTCTTTGATGGTGGATGCTGTCAAGTTGTCATTGATTCAATTGAGACTTGAAGACGTCACGATAGATGATGAGGTGATCAAGTATCTCGCCACACGCTGCCCTCTTCTACAAGTATTTGAGATTATTAGTTGTCCTGGCTTTAACAGGTTTTGTGTTCATGGACATCAAAATCTTCAAGAAGTTAGGATTGAGTATTACACTCCAATTGAGAGTATAGACATTGAAGCTCCTAATCTATCTCGTCTTTGGGTAGCAGATTGGGATCAAAGAGGGGCACCGCGAATGAACCTGACCTCATGCAAAAATCTAAAAACAGTGTCTTACTTGGGGCATCCCTCACCAAACTCGAACGGTTTCAATGACCTCTTATCCAACTTCCCCGTCATTGAAAATTTGGTTTTAGTTACTCAATATCCATGCAACAACCTCAGGTTGTCGAGTCATTCCTTGAGGACATTGGTGCTGCGTGCAAACTGTGATTTGGAAGAAATCGAGTTCAGAACCCCCAAGTTGGTTTCGTTTTGTTACCCTTTTAATCGTACTATACTCTGGCCTCTTGTATGGCATTCAACCTATTTGAAACCATGTATGCAAATTTATCCTGGCGATCATATAGACACACTTTGGTTCCAGAAGTTAAGGCAGTTTTTGGACAAGGAAAATGGATTCAAGGTTTTCAACCTGTTTCTTCACGCCATATACTACCAG AAACTCATAGATTTAGAGAAGCTAAAGGCGATTGGGTTGCCACCTTATGAATTGGAGCATGTTGAGCTGCAACTAGAAGCCCATGAAGAATCATCAGATCGTATAACTTTTTTGGATGCTGTACTTTGGTGTTGTCGTCCTCGATCTATAACTTTAAGATCGTCCCATCCTTTAACTGATTTTGAAGAACAAAGTGATCTTGTCAAG TTTACATACAAGAAGCTACTTGAACAAGAAGATAAAGGCCATACCAATGTTCATATTGTGTCGCCTTCTTCTTCCAAAGCCAAAAAGCACTTTAGGGGCTTAGTGTGTGAAGGAAAAGCAATTAGCTTCATAAAGGAACAAGGTACACTTTTTATTAACTAA